The genomic stretch CCTTAGACATGTGAATGACGTGTCAGTTTTTTTATTAACTTATAAGAATTTTAGGTTACAAAACCATCATTAATAATGAGAATCAGCGTAATTAAGCCATCCGCCTGATAAGATAAGGGATTTATCGAAATCTGAAATTAAAAATTCTATTTCTTCTTTACTGTCTCCATCCGAAATTGTAAATTGATTTTGTTCTAAATTCGTCTCTATAAAAACTTCTTTACTTGTATATTTGGCAAATAAATCATCAATTTTTTGTTTTGAAAGCTCCATAGCCAATAATCCGCAGTTATACATATTTTGTCTAAAAATACGTGCAAAACTTTCAGCTATAACAAGATTTATTCCATTAACTTCGATAGCCCAAGGAGCATG from Desulfobacterales bacterium encodes the following:
- a CDS encoding 3-isopropylmalate dehydratase small subunit is translated as MKNFNGKVLFLDRNDINTDEIIPAKYLTEISKQSLKPYLLEDIKLDGFSNTKDIAGKNVIITRANFGCGSSREHAPWAIEVNGINLVIAESFARIFRQNMYNCGLLAMELSKQKIDDLFAKYTSKEVFIETNLEQNQFTISDGDSKEEIEFLISDFDKSLILSGGWLNYADSHY